From the genome of Vicia villosa cultivar HV-30 ecotype Madison, WI linkage group LG2, Vvil1.0, whole genome shotgun sequence, one region includes:
- the LOC131650657 gene encoding uncharacterized protein LOC131650657, with the protein MNQYMSFLLSLLLLCVASSDSSNKVVEVDVICKEASNPSYCSNLLNSKPGGAKDVSLDDFAHYMIDGLIDNSTNTEMLISVLIDKIGDNYTEINYYYRCLVNIISVDGITSTLVIAEKDLTLKHYPAMIKGVGNVMDKILQCRDSLRQHKTSPLVAQNVDVLQQSGQVLQIISKYISRG; encoded by the coding sequence ATGAATCAATACATGTCTTTCTTGTTATCGCTTCTTCTATTATGTGTTGCTTCTTCGGATTCTTCTAACAAAGTTGTTGAAGTAGATGTCATTTGCAAAGAAGCCTCAAATCCTTCGTATTGTTCAAATCTTCTCAACTCAAAGCCAGGAGGAGCAAAAGATGTTAGTCTTGATGATTTTGCACATTACATGATTGATGGGCTTATTGACAATTCAACCAACACGGAAATGTTAATATCCGTATTGATTGATAAAATTGGTGATAATTATACCGAAATAAACTATTATTATCGCTGTTTAGTAAATATTATTAGCGTTGATGGCATCACTAGTACGCTTGTGATTGCAGAAAAAGATCTGACACTTAAACATTATCCAGCCATGATCAAAGGTGTAGGTAATGTTATGGATAAAATTCTTCAATGTCGTGATAGTCTACGTCAACATAAAACGAGTCCATTAGTCGCCCAAAATGTTGATGTTCTTCAACAAAGTGGTCAAGTGCTTCaaataatatcaaaatatataagtcGTGGATAA